TAAATTATTAGTAAATACAAGTTattcaagttattttttttttaacttatttctaaaaaaaaaaatgttatttttctaaCAATTATTCTTCGATGGTaacttattaattttttatttttattttttaacataaagTATTATCTAAAAGTgtatatttggattttttttcttataaaagtacttgaattttttttcaatatatggTAGAATAAAATATGCATTGCACGAgagatttctttttttctttttttttttttaagtttttttaaattaaaaaaactgaaactttaatttcaatttcaatttcaatttcgcACGCGTTTTCGAATTTATAAATACTGGAATCGATCGaattctttgttttttgttttcgatCTCTTGTTGAATTCCATCGGCGAGTGCCAGCGACGATCATTCGATTCTCATTACGCTTCCTCTGTTTCCTCAGTTTCAGCCTTCCCAGAATTTGCATTTTGAGGTACGATCCTACCGATCTTAGTTTTGttgttattcttcttcttcttcttcactagATCGATATCTcataaattttctttgtttttccgATTCTAATGTACTTGTTTCTCTTCGAACGGAAGCTGATTTTTATGCTTAGTTCTGTAGGGAAGGAAATAGAGGATTGTTAGAGATATTGCTGCAAGGGGAAGAAGAGATGGGAAGGCTATTTTTTATTACTCTGGAAGGAAATTGTTATAGTTGCAAACACTGTAAAACTCATCTCGCCCTTTCTAAAGACATAATTTCAAGGGTATTTAATCCGATTCCTCTTTTCCACATGCATATATGAGTAACacaagtattttattttatttttatttttcttttttgtagcgatttgttgattttcttcttGACTTGTGTTTTACGGAAGCTAACTAATTACCAGTTAGTAATTCTTTGTTtcgggtttttattttttgtaaagtAGAAGGAAATCGGCtctattggaaaaaaaaaagtctttaaTGCTCTAAAAGTTTGATTCAGGAAAAAGGATCTTAATGCTTTGGGACCACGCAACCGTTTTGAGAATTTTGATTCCTAGCTTTTGAATGCCACTTATAATTAGAGGAACATGGGGTTTGGTCTCAAAACCAATTGACAATAGAAAGAGTAGTGCCTTGGATTCCCATTCTTGggtcataatttttttttttactgaatATCTGTTTGGGATTGAGGATATTCATtagctttaatatttcatctcaaaactaATTTACAATTAGGAGATTATAAAGATTGTGGGGTCTCCTCATATTTCCAATGTGGGATCCTTAACAGGCTCTTCAAGGTGATGCTTCTTTGGAGTCGCTGTTCTTGAACTAGATCTCATGGCCTTTTATACCAAATTAGAGAAACATGAGATTTCATCTTAAAACTAATTGGAGGAGTTAATAGTAGCAAATATAACTTCTAAAATTTGTGAGGTTTCCATCTttcgaacatgagatcctcaacctttatacattttaatttatgtttaaaaactAGGACGTGTCAGAAAattgttatttgttttaatCCTCAATTCTGTCTAAGTCTTTTGCTTGTAGCGCTGAATTTGCTACCTGGGTTGCTCAGTTTCTTTGTTAAATTAATTGTGCATTCATCGATTGACTAAACTCATCACATATTTGCTTGGTAGATTTAACGATTGGATTTCTTGTTCATACAGTCATTGATTTTATCATACTTATCAGAAATATCAGATGTATGGTTAGTGCTAATGAAGATTCTAATTGCATGGTCattcaagtatttatatttatacGATTGCCTTATATATACTCCCTTGTCCTGAAGGTTCCATCCGCCCATATAGTTTTCTTGTAAATTGAGTATCTTTAGTTACATGGATGATAGGAATTTGAGCCTCTTGGATATTGAATATGTTTGTTTGTCTGTGTCTTTTTCTACTTTCACATGCAGTTGTATCTTTATGTGGCTGCTGAGATGCGTGTAGAACTTGTTTTTACTGTATAATATGGTTTGCTGATTTGAGCATTGGTATCTTTATGTCAAGCACTAGATTGTACCTTATTGTTGAGAAAAACTTTTGGATCTTATCTTCTAGGACATGTTTGGCCCAAGAAATAGGAATTGGAGGAAGTGGAGTTGCTCACTCCACTCCTTGTTTGGTCTTAAGGAGTTTATGGGCCCTACAATTAAAAAACATCAATTACGTGACTTGTTAACTCAACTCTTTACACCGTGGGTTCCATGACTAAACTATTCCTTATACTTAATAACTCTACAAGAAAATTAGTTCTCGAGAACTTctacatttatatttataagcttACAGTCTTTTTTTGTCCCACACCTGCATATAGTATCCAAATGATGCATGATATACTAATATAACTAtgcttttcttttgtttcagaCTTTTCATTGCAGGCATGGGAGGGCGTACTTATTTAATAACGTGTGAGTTTACTCTTTGGTCATCGTTGTTTTAAGTTTTCTGTAATTATCCTTTAGGTCTTAATTTACTTGATTGAGCTCCTTTCTATTTTAGTTGAACTCTTTTATTGTTTAGCTGTATTCTTGTAccttgttttttattatttttttcaatgaaaagtaggatttttgtttaaaaaaacaaaagtacaatatttggagttattgaaggGTGGGCATCTAGATTCAATGGAATCATGGGCAAGTATATAATGGTCCTCTTTCCGAGTGCAAAACAAAATGTTTGATATTAAGGGTATAAATTGGGTGCTTGTACTGGAGCAAGAACATTGTTGCTGCTTTTGATCATCTAAGTATTTTATACATACATTATGTTATCTAACAAATTCACACATCCCTTGTCCTGTTCTCATTGATTCCTCTCCTGTAGGAATGGGGTATTGGTCTTTCTTAGTAGTATTCTAATGCAAAAATTAACTGCAACCCTACATGGCATGAGCTAATTAACAGTAGTATATCATTGTCCACTGTAAAAAATCGATATATCAAACAAGAAAAATGATATCGGTATCTAGCTGCCTGTGCTTCACCCATTGTATTTTGTTTCTGGAAACTTGTGGATGATGCTTGCTTAGGAATTAGATTGTGATTCCAACAGCCTTTATTTCATAGGTGCCCTGAAATTGTTCCTTACAAGAAAGTGTCATTATCATTAAACCTTCAGTTAACATTTTGATTTCCATAATGCATGGCAGTGTCAATGTCACAGTTGGAGAACAAGAAGAGCGGATGATGATCACGGGACTGCACACTGTTGTTGACATATTTTGTGTTGGTTGTGGCTCAATTCTTGGTTGGAAATATGTAAGATCTTATTTTCTTTCTTGCTTTGTTTTATCTCTTGATTGTCAAACCTTTTCctgataactctttattaattGCACAGGAGGTTGCCTATGACAAATCCCAAAAGTACAAGGAAGGAAAATATATCCTTGAGATGTAAGGCCACTatactttgttttttttcccttagtTAAACAACATACGAAGACCTCTGTCTTCTTGGCCAAGGATATATGCTTAAATTAGTTGAGCTATGTTCTTTtacattaacaaaaaaaaaaaaaaaactttgaatcaAGCACATCGATTGCGTTCTTGACATCTCTCTGCTATAAATTTTGATCTTAAGCTGGACATAAACATCAGGAAGAAGTGATCTTGGTCAAATATCAAATTTAGTACACATTATGATCTATCAATATTTCTGTAAATTATGTGAAGATTTTGCCTTTTTAGAACTCAAAGACACTGTTGTACAACCTGTAGAACAGATTATGTTCAAGTAAGGTCGTAAACACGGTTCTTGACTTCTTTTTGGTGTTCGGAAAAATCTTTGCAGGTTCAAGGTGTTGGGTCCTGATGGAAACAGCTATTTAGCCAGTCATGATCCACAGCTTGCAGGAAGCGATGGTGACGATGCCTGATCTGCTGCCGAgtttaaaagtaaataaaatcattttcttcTGTACATTCTTCTCTCAGcctcttttttatttgtttcatcTTTTTGCCCTTTAGCTCTTTCTTAAGCTTTTTGGTACACTGCCCCTGCAGTTTTGGCTAGTAGCACAAGAAccattttttattcttctttttccagttcttttttactttcaaattgaaattgatagaATCAATTTTTAGGATGTTGGAATGAACAATGGATGCTCCTTTCTAATTCAACTTTACAAATTTTGTCTCAGTTCATTTTAAATGGCAGTTGCAATCATCTTATTCCTCTATTCAGATTTTGGGACTATCACAGTTTTGAATATTGTCTAAAGAGATATTTTGTTCTAAATTTAGAAAtactgaaaattttgaaaatttgaagtgaACTTCAGGCCATAAGAAGGCTTAGAGTgtgaattaataaaattttagggaGGTTGTAAAATCACCCCTCAAGTAATGGGT
The nucleotide sequence above comes from Benincasa hispida cultivar B227 chromosome 3, ASM972705v1, whole genome shotgun sequence. Encoded proteins:
- the LOC120074208 gene encoding protein yippee-like: MGRLFFITLEGNCYSCKHCKTHLALSKDIISRTFHCRHGRAYLFNNVVNVTVGEQEERMMITGLHTVVDIFCVGCGSILGWKYEVAYDKSQKYKEGKYILEMFKVLGPDGNSYLASHDPQLAGSDGDDA